A genomic stretch from Arachis stenosperma cultivar V10309 chromosome 3, arast.V10309.gnm1.PFL2, whole genome shotgun sequence includes:
- the LOC130966342 gene encoding kinesin-like protein KIN-14N isoform X1, giving the protein MVTKTQNRPPFSLTSSPPTPSSKNFEVDEMLIDKGQEQVGGETMVGTPINGRSRQAFSLVNGVGGGHDLTPGSAPPSNAGSDYGIIEFTREDVEALLNEKAKRKDRFNYKERCENMIDYIKRLKVCIRWFQDIEMSYSLEQERLKNSLELTQQKCMEIELLLKIKEDELNSIITEMRRNCTNLQEKLIKEETERAAAAESLEKERESRINIERSHTTLSEDLGRAQREIQSANQKISSLNEMYKRLQDYITSLQQYNGKLHTELSTVEDELKRVEKEKATVVENITMLRGQLTLSIASQEEAVKQKDVLASEVASLRGELQQVREERDRQLSQVQMLSSELEKVKESTENSSSELDKLILKANELEVKCSLKDMQIKELHEQLATAEKKLQVSDISVIETRTEYEGQQKFVNELQQRLVDAEYKLIEGEMLRKKLHNTILELKGNIRVFCRVRPLLPDESCSSEGKIISYPTSMEACGRGIDLAQNGQKHSFTFDKVFAPEASQEEVFVEISQLVQSALDGYKVCIFAYGQTGSGKTYTMMGRPGHPEEKGLIPRSLEQIFQTKQSQQPQGWKYEMQVSMLEIYNETIRDLLSTTRQENGTPGKQYTIKHDTSGNTHVSDLTVVDVQSAREVAFLLNQAANSRSVGKTQMNEQSSRSHFVFTLRIYGVNESTEQQVQGVLNLIDLAGSERLSKSGSTGDRLKETQAINKSLSSLSDVIFALAKKEDHVPFRNSKLTYLLQPCLGGDSKTLMFVNISPDPSSLGESLCSLRFASRVNACEIGTPRRQTNGKSTESRLSYF; this is encoded by the exons ATGGTCACAAAAACCCAGAACAGGCCTCCATTTTCACTCACATCCTCTCCTCCAACACCTTCTTCAAAG aactttgaggTTGATGAGATGCTAATAGACAAAGGGCAAGAACAAGTTGGAGGTGAAACAATGGTGGGGACTCCCATTAATGGAAGATCAAGGCAAGCTTTTTCACTTGTGAATGGTGTTGGTGGTGGCCATGATCTTACTCCTGGTAGTGCTCCACCAAGCAATGCTGGATCAGACTATGGCATAATAGAGTTCACAAGAGAGGATGTGGAAGCACTCTTAAATGAgaaagccaaaaggaaagacAGATTCAATTATAAG GAAAGATGTGAAAATATGATTGATTATATAAAAAGGCTTAAGGTTTGCATAAGATGGTTCCAAGACATTGAGATGAGCTACTCACTGGAACAGGAGAGGTTGAAGAACTCATTGGAACTAACACAGCAAAAATGCATGGAAATTG AGTTGCTGCTAAAAATCAAGGAAGACGAACTGAACTCAATTATCACAGAAATGAGACGGAACTGCACTAATTTACAAGAAAAGTTGATCAAGGAAGAAACAGAAAGGGCG GCTGCAGCTGAATCTCTTGAGAAAGAGCGGGAGTCCAGGATTAACATCGAGAGGTCACATACCACTTTGTCTGAGGACCTTGGGAGAGCACAAAGAGAGATCCAAAGTGCAAATCAGAAG ATATCGTCGCTCAACGAGATGTATAAGCGGTTACAGGATTACATAACAAGCTTACAACAGTATAATGGAAAACTTCATACAGAGCTTTCAACAGTTGAAGATGAACTTAAACGCGTTGAGAAAGAAAAGGCTACTGTGGTGGAGAATATCACCATGTTAAGGGGTCAACTTACATTGTCCATT GCTTCTCAAGAAGAGGCTGTAAAACAGAAGGATGTTCTAGCTAGTGAAGTTGCTTCTCTTAGAGGAGAGTTGCAACAAGTAAGAGAAGAACGAGACCGACAACTGTCTCAAGTGCAAATGCTGAGTTCTGAATTAGAGAAAGTTAAAGAATCTACTGAAAACTCATCTTCTGAACTGGACAAGTTGATTTTAAAAGCGAATGAACTAGAG GTAAAATGTTCTTTGAAAGATATGCAGATAAAGGAATTGCATGAGCAGCTAGCAACTGCAGAGAAGAAACTGCAG GTGTCTGATATATCAGTAATTGAGACAAGGACTGAATATGAAGGGCAACAGAAATTCGTAAATGAGTTACAACAACGCTTAGTGGATGCAGAATATAAACTTATAGAAGGGGAGATGCTGCGGAAAAAATTACATAATACCATTTTG GAATTAAAAGGGAACATTCGTGTTTTCTGTCGAGTGAGGCCATTGTTGCCCGATGAAAGTTGTAGTTCAGAAGGCAAGATCATCAGTTATCCAACATCAATGGAAGCTTGTGGAAGAGGCATTGACCTAGCTCAAAATG GCCAAAAACATTCTTTCACCTTTGATAAAGTTTTTGCACCAGAGGCATCACAAGAAGAAGTTTTCGTAGAAATTTCACAGCTTGTACAAAGTGCTCTTGATGGTTATAAG gTTTGCATCTTTGCCTATGGTCAAACAGGATCAGGGAAAACCTATACAATGATGGGCAGGCCTGGACATCCTGAAGAAAAGGGCTTGATACCTCGTTCATTAGAACAAATATTTCAAACAAAACAGTCTCAGCAGCCTCAAGGCTGGAAATATGAAATGCAG GTGTCGATGTTGGAAATATACAACGAAACAATTCGTGATCTGCTATCTACAACACGCCAAGAGAATGGTACTCCTGGAAAACAGTATACAATTAAACATGATACAAGTGGAAATACACATGTTTCTGATCTCACAGTAGTCGATGTTCAGAGTGCTAGAGAGGTTGCATTTCTATTGAACCAAGCCGCAAATAGCAG GTCGGTGGGAAAGACCCAGATGAATGAACAATCATCAAGAAGTCATTTTGTATTCACCCTTAGAATATATGGTGTAAATGAG AGCACTGAACAACAAGTGCAAGGTGTTCTGAATCTTATTGATCTTGCTGGTAGTGAGCGTCTATCAAAGAGTGGCTCAACCGGGGATAGGTTAAAAGAAACTCAG GCAATCAACAAAAGTTTGTCATCTTTGAGTGATGTAATATTTGCCTTGGCAAAGAAGGAGGATCACGTGCCTTTCAGGAACTCAAAGCTTACTTATCTACTTCAG CCATGTCTAGGAGGAGACTCAAAGACACTAATGTTTGTGAACATCTCACCAGACCCATCTTCACTTGGTGAGTCACTTTGCTCGCTCAGGTTTGCTTCCAGAGTCAATGCATGTGAGATTGGAACTCCTCGCCGCCAAACCAATGGAAAATCCACTGAATCTCGATTGAGCTACTTCTAA
- the LOC130966342 gene encoding kinesin-like protein KIN-14N isoform X2 has product MLIDKGQEQVGGETMVGTPINGRSRQAFSLVNGVGGGHDLTPGSAPPSNAGSDYGIIEFTREDVEALLNEKAKRKDRFNYKERCENMIDYIKRLKVCIRWFQDIEMSYSLEQERLKNSLELTQQKCMEIELLLKIKEDELNSIITEMRRNCTNLQEKLIKEETERAAAAESLEKERESRINIERSHTTLSEDLGRAQREIQSANQKISSLNEMYKRLQDYITSLQQYNGKLHTELSTVEDELKRVEKEKATVVENITMLRGQLTLSIASQEEAVKQKDVLASEVASLRGELQQVREERDRQLSQVQMLSSELEKVKESTENSSSELDKLILKANELEVKCSLKDMQIKELHEQLATAEKKLQVSDISVIETRTEYEGQQKFVNELQQRLVDAEYKLIEGEMLRKKLHNTILELKGNIRVFCRVRPLLPDESCSSEGKIISYPTSMEACGRGIDLAQNGQKHSFTFDKVFAPEASQEEVFVEISQLVQSALDGYKVCIFAYGQTGSGKTYTMMGRPGHPEEKGLIPRSLEQIFQTKQSQQPQGWKYEMQVSMLEIYNETIRDLLSTTRQENGTPGKQYTIKHDTSGNTHVSDLTVVDVQSAREVAFLLNQAANSRSVGKTQMNEQSSRSHFVFTLRIYGVNESTEQQVQGVLNLIDLAGSERLSKSGSTGDRLKETQAINKSLSSLSDVIFALAKKEDHVPFRNSKLTYLLQPCLGGDSKTLMFVNISPDPSSLGESLCSLRFASRVNACEIGTPRRQTNGKSTESRLSYF; this is encoded by the exons ATGCTAATAGACAAAGGGCAAGAACAAGTTGGAGGTGAAACAATGGTGGGGACTCCCATTAATGGAAGATCAAGGCAAGCTTTTTCACTTGTGAATGGTGTTGGTGGTGGCCATGATCTTACTCCTGGTAGTGCTCCACCAAGCAATGCTGGATCAGACTATGGCATAATAGAGTTCACAAGAGAGGATGTGGAAGCACTCTTAAATGAgaaagccaaaaggaaagacAGATTCAATTATAAG GAAAGATGTGAAAATATGATTGATTATATAAAAAGGCTTAAGGTTTGCATAAGATGGTTCCAAGACATTGAGATGAGCTACTCACTGGAACAGGAGAGGTTGAAGAACTCATTGGAACTAACACAGCAAAAATGCATGGAAATTG AGTTGCTGCTAAAAATCAAGGAAGACGAACTGAACTCAATTATCACAGAAATGAGACGGAACTGCACTAATTTACAAGAAAAGTTGATCAAGGAAGAAACAGAAAGGGCG GCTGCAGCTGAATCTCTTGAGAAAGAGCGGGAGTCCAGGATTAACATCGAGAGGTCACATACCACTTTGTCTGAGGACCTTGGGAGAGCACAAAGAGAGATCCAAAGTGCAAATCAGAAG ATATCGTCGCTCAACGAGATGTATAAGCGGTTACAGGATTACATAACAAGCTTACAACAGTATAATGGAAAACTTCATACAGAGCTTTCAACAGTTGAAGATGAACTTAAACGCGTTGAGAAAGAAAAGGCTACTGTGGTGGAGAATATCACCATGTTAAGGGGTCAACTTACATTGTCCATT GCTTCTCAAGAAGAGGCTGTAAAACAGAAGGATGTTCTAGCTAGTGAAGTTGCTTCTCTTAGAGGAGAGTTGCAACAAGTAAGAGAAGAACGAGACCGACAACTGTCTCAAGTGCAAATGCTGAGTTCTGAATTAGAGAAAGTTAAAGAATCTACTGAAAACTCATCTTCTGAACTGGACAAGTTGATTTTAAAAGCGAATGAACTAGAG GTAAAATGTTCTTTGAAAGATATGCAGATAAAGGAATTGCATGAGCAGCTAGCAACTGCAGAGAAGAAACTGCAG GTGTCTGATATATCAGTAATTGAGACAAGGACTGAATATGAAGGGCAACAGAAATTCGTAAATGAGTTACAACAACGCTTAGTGGATGCAGAATATAAACTTATAGAAGGGGAGATGCTGCGGAAAAAATTACATAATACCATTTTG GAATTAAAAGGGAACATTCGTGTTTTCTGTCGAGTGAGGCCATTGTTGCCCGATGAAAGTTGTAGTTCAGAAGGCAAGATCATCAGTTATCCAACATCAATGGAAGCTTGTGGAAGAGGCATTGACCTAGCTCAAAATG GCCAAAAACATTCTTTCACCTTTGATAAAGTTTTTGCACCAGAGGCATCACAAGAAGAAGTTTTCGTAGAAATTTCACAGCTTGTACAAAGTGCTCTTGATGGTTATAAG gTTTGCATCTTTGCCTATGGTCAAACAGGATCAGGGAAAACCTATACAATGATGGGCAGGCCTGGACATCCTGAAGAAAAGGGCTTGATACCTCGTTCATTAGAACAAATATTTCAAACAAAACAGTCTCAGCAGCCTCAAGGCTGGAAATATGAAATGCAG GTGTCGATGTTGGAAATATACAACGAAACAATTCGTGATCTGCTATCTACAACACGCCAAGAGAATGGTACTCCTGGAAAACAGTATACAATTAAACATGATACAAGTGGAAATACACATGTTTCTGATCTCACAGTAGTCGATGTTCAGAGTGCTAGAGAGGTTGCATTTCTATTGAACCAAGCCGCAAATAGCAG GTCGGTGGGAAAGACCCAGATGAATGAACAATCATCAAGAAGTCATTTTGTATTCACCCTTAGAATATATGGTGTAAATGAG AGCACTGAACAACAAGTGCAAGGTGTTCTGAATCTTATTGATCTTGCTGGTAGTGAGCGTCTATCAAAGAGTGGCTCAACCGGGGATAGGTTAAAAGAAACTCAG GCAATCAACAAAAGTTTGTCATCTTTGAGTGATGTAATATTTGCCTTGGCAAAGAAGGAGGATCACGTGCCTTTCAGGAACTCAAAGCTTACTTATCTACTTCAG CCATGTCTAGGAGGAGACTCAAAGACACTAATGTTTGTGAACATCTCACCAGACCCATCTTCACTTGGTGAGTCACTTTGCTCGCTCAGGTTTGCTTCCAGAGTCAATGCATGTGAGATTGGAACTCCTCGCCGCCAAACCAATGGAAAATCCACTGAATCTCGATTGAGCTACTTCTAA